The window CATGCTGAAGTTCAATCTAGGCAAGGAGGCCAAGACCCTCGGGGCGATCCCGAAAGGGTCGGTGGTGCTGTCCCCGTTCTCTGACAGGGCGATGTCCCCCGCGGACATACACGCCGCCAGGAAGGGGCTCGTGGTCATGGACCTGACCTGGACGAACATCGACGAGTTCCCCCGTCTCAAGAACGTGGAGGAGAGGGCCCTCCCGTATCTGCTTGCATCGAATCCCATCAACTGGGGCAGGCCGATGGAGCTGAACAGCGCCGAGGCGGTCATGGCCGCCCTGTACATACTGGGCGAGAAGGACCAGGCAGCCGAGTTCCTCGGGAGGTTCAACTGGGCCCCGGAGTTCATGCGCCTCAACGGGGAGATGCTCGAGGAGTACTCGAGGGCGAAGGATTCCTCCGAGGTCGTCCGCATACAGAACGAGTACATCGAGGCCGTCCGCAAAGGCTGATTTTCTTCGATTTCTTTCATGAAAACGCGACCCTTCGGACACGTGCGAGCGACGGCTCATGTAACGTATCAAATACTTCGGATTGTGTACCATCACGGCGCGCATGAAAGACAGTTTGCTGATGATGATTTGGGATGCCCTGGGGAACGATAGACTTACCACCAGGGATGCCAGCGAAAGGCTGGACAGCCTGTTCGGATACCGCTGCCCGGACGATCTCGCGAAGACCCTGTCCAAGTACCGCAAGGAAGGTACCGTTAAGGGCGAGATCTCCATGGAGATGGGCGGATGGATCTGGTGGGTGGACGATGACTGTCGTGCGAAGGTGGGAGATCAATGACATACGAGGACAGCGAGATAGCAAAGCTGTGGGAGACCATCCTCTCGACGGACAAGTACCGCGTTATGATCGCGGACATCGCGGACAACTTCCCGAAGAAGAAGAGCGTGAACATCGATTACAACGATGTCAACCTCTATGATATCACATTCTCAGCATACCTTCTCGAGAACCCGGACAGGTGCCTCAGGATCGCGAAGAAGTCAGTCATGGAGCTGGTCCCCAACATCGATCGTCCCGGACAGAGCATCAACGTCAGGATTTACAACCTGCCCCGCGACGCCAAGGTCGAGATCAGGAACCTCAGGGCGGACCATCTCGGAAAACTGGTCGCCGTTGAGGGTCTCGTGAGGAAGGTCACCACCGTCAAACCCCGTATGACATACGCCCTCTTCAGATGTGCCAGATGCAACTCCGAGATATGGGTGGAGCAGACCGGCATGCTGATGAAGGAGCCCCTCATGTGCAACAATCCGGACGGGAGCTGCAACAAGCAGGCCACACGTTTCATAGAGGATCTTGCCGCCTCATCGTACATCGACACCCAGAAGGTGGAGATCCAGGAGAGGCCAGAGGGACTCAGGGGAGGTTCCCAGCCCGAGAGGCTGACCGGTTTCGTCGAGGACGACATCGCCGGTCTGGTGACCCCTGGTAACAGCATCACGCTCAACGGTATCCTCCGCTCGCAGGAGAAGCCCGACAGGGACAAGACCACAGTCTTCGAGACGTTCCTGGATGTTGTTTCGATCGAATTCGAGCAGCACGAGTACGAGGAGATCCAGATCACGGAAGAGGACGAGAGGCAGATCAGGGCCATCTCGAGGGACCCCAACCTCTTCAATAATATCATCAAATCCATCGCGCCGTCCATCTTCGGAATGGACGAGCAGAAGAAGGCCATCGCCCTGCAGCTCTTCGGAGGCTGCCACAAGGTCATGGACGACGGTACGAACATCAGGGGGGACATACACATCCTCCTGATCGGAGATCCCGGAGTCGCGAAGTCCCAGATTCTCAGATACATGAGCAGTCTGGCCCCCAGGGGAATCTATGCTTCAGGAAAGTCCGCATCC of the methanogenic archaeon mixed culture ISO4-G1 genome contains:
- a CDS encoding replicative DNA helicase Mcm, which gives rise to MTYEDSEIAKLWETILSTDKYRVMIADIADNFPKKKSVNIDYNDVNLYDITFSAYLLENPDRCLRIAKKSVMELVPNIDRPGQSINVRIYNLPRDAKVEIRNLRADHLGKLVAVEGLVRKVTTVKPRMTYALFRCARCNSEIWVEQTGMLMKEPLMCNNPDGSCNKQATRFIEDLAASSYIDTQKVEIQERPEGLRGGSQPERLTGFVEDDIAGLVTPGNSITLNGILRSQEKPDRDKTTVFETFLDVVSIEFEQHEYEEIQITEEDERQIRAISRDPNLFNNIIKSIAPSIFGMDEQKKAIALQLFGGCHKVMDDGTNIRGDIHILLIGDPGVAKSQILRYMSSLAPRGIYASGKSASAAGLTAAAVRDDFGDGRWTLEAGALVLADKGLACIDELDKMSEQDRSSLHEAMEAQKISVAKAGINATLQCRCSMLAAANPMHGRFDEESDLYDQINLPAPLVSRFDLVEVLMDKPEKEHDERLSRHILQTHARGEARMVPEGMDVSGVNVNTILDKTDSIKPVYDIETLRKYVAYSKRITPVMSDEAMKIIQDSFLRIRKKGNGKSVPITARQLEGYVRLAEASAKMRLSDTITDRDANIAADLVEQYLETIAGNGDGTYDIDKIASGISSRDRDVLDTIRGYIEENSDVGVKMDEILAYATTNGLTENQAERAMKQLSDSGEIYKGPSGVYKKA